In Saccharomyces eubayanus strain FM1318 chromosome XIII, whole genome shotgun sequence, one DNA window encodes the following:
- a CDS encoding putative asparagine synthase, with protein sequence MCGILLHYCAEKQPVDDELIEYPEGTEFAGTTSMNESYIFNKIIPYIAARGPNYSSLRVSKSHQTSWFSSVLSLRQPFTKQSITVDDRYYLQFNGELYNKEISDGDNDSQYIASLLQDLAEDGDVIDVIRMLEGEYAYTVYDVKSSKFYFGRDPIGRRSLSYLVNSNNELYVASVTGAIEGFKDCIGGVVYEYDTQAKLLKENQKLRPPYEVTQTADLELKSLPEISKNLYSVLYESVKRRVESIHPAHIENSPIAILFSGGIDCSVIAALVCQILKENDYKGGKPIVELLNVSFENPRTGLSPSDTPDRKLSTNSTKVLRSLYPEIDIKLVEVDVPYEEYLKWRPFVIDLMYSKQTEMDLSIAIAFFFASKGKGFLTSPHGERKPYQRQGIVLFSGLGADELYGGYHKFANKPPHELVEELTRQINNIYERNLNRDDKVIAHNGVEVRYPFLDEHVIEFSTNDIPINYKINKLILRKVASQYLKLDEIAEEPKRAIQFGAKSAKMTKDGNKHGTDLLK encoded by the coding sequence ATGTGTGGAATTCTATTGCACTATTGTGCGGAAAAGCAGCCAGTAGACGATGAACTAATTGAGTATCCAGAAGGCACAGAATTCGCCGGCACTACAAGTATGAATGAATCttatattttcaataaaatcattCCATATATAGCTGCAAGAGGTCCAAATTACTCTTCTCTTCGAGTCTCCAAATCCCACCAAACAAGCTGGTTCTCTTCTGTCCTATCTTTAAGACAACCTTTTACCAAGCAGAGCATAACCGTTGACGACAGATATTATCTACAATTCAATGGTGAGTTGtacaataaagaaatatctGACGGAGACAATGATAGTCAATATATTGCCTCTTTGTTGCAGGATTTGGCAGAGGATGGGGACGTTATTGATGTTATAAGAATGTTGGAAGGTGAGTATGCTTACACTGTGTATGACGTAAAGTCATCGAAATTTTATTTCGGCAGAGATCCCATTGGCAGGCGAAGTCTATCCTACTTGGTCAATTCAAACAATGAACTATATGTAGCCAGTGTGACAGGAGCTATTGAAGGATTTAAAGATTGTATAGGGGGGGTTGTTTACGAATATGACACCCAAGCTAAATTGTTAAAGGAAAACCAGAAGTTACGTCCTCCATACGAAGTGACACAAACGGCTGATTTAGAATTAAAGTCATTACCAGAAATATCTAAAAATTTATACTCTGTGCTATATGAATCTGTAAAGAGGAGGGTAGAGTCAATACATCCTGCACATATAGAAAACTCACCTATTGCAATACTCTTTTCTGGTGGTATCGACTGCTCAGTGATAGCAGCGTTGGTATGTCAAATATTGAAGGAGAATGACTATAAAGGTGGGAAACCAATTGTAGAGCTATTAAATGTGTCGTTCGAGAACCCTAGAACAGGTCTTTCCCCCAGTGATACACCTGACAGAAAGCTTTCCACTAATAGTACAAAAGTATTACGAAGTTTATATCCGGAAATCGATATTAAGCTAGTCGAAGTAGACGTTCCTTATGAGGAATATTTGAAGTGGAGACCCTTTGTTATCGATTTAATGTATTCTAAACAAACAGAGATGGACTTGTCTATCGCTATTgcgtttttctttgcctcAAAGGGTAAAGGCTTCCTTACTTCGCCTCATGGTGAAAGAAAACCGTACCAACGTCAGGGGATAGTCTTGTTCAGCGGGTTGGGAGCAGATGAGCTATACGGTGGTTATCACAAATTTGCGAATAAGCCGCCTCATGAACTCGTGGAGGAACTAACGAGACAGATAAACAATATCTATGAGCGCAACTTGAACCGCGATGATAAAGTGATTGCTCATAACGGGGTGGAGGTTAGATACCCCTTTTTGGATGAACATGTTATTGAGTTTTCCACCAATGATATCCCCATTAATTACAAGATAAACAAACTTATTCTTCGGAAAGTGGCTTCTCAATACTTAAAACTGGACGAGATAGCAGAAGAGCCAAAGAGAGCTATTCAATTTGGCGCCAAGAGTGCTAAAATGACTAAAGATGGTAACAAACACGGCACGGATCTATTGAAGTAA
- the RAD10 gene encoding DNA repair protein RAD10, whose translation MNNTDPTSFKSILAGVAKLRKEKGGTDDTGSRSQDKETIPPSQQLQPQESRSIGQNQVINAFNQQKPKEWADSETTNDVNRKRPFKSAGPGKTVLVNTTQKENPLLNHLKSTNWKYVSSTGVSKIYYDYMVRGRSVLFLTLTYHKLYVDYISRRMQPLSKNENNILIFIVDDNNPEXTLNDITKLCMFNGFTLLLAFNFEQAAKYIEYLNL comes from the coding sequence ATGAATAATACTGACCCAACTTCATTCAAAAGTATATTGGCAGGTGTGGCCAAGctaagaaaagagaagggCGGTACTGATGATACAGGGTCTCGGTCGCAGGATAAAGAGACCATACCGCCTTCTCAACAACTACAACCGCAAGAGTCCAGATCTATTGGTCAAAACCAGGTCATAAACGCTTTCAATCAGCAAAAGCCCAAAGAATGGGCCGATTcagaaacaacaaatgATGTCAATCGAAAAAGGCCCTTTAAGAGTGCTGGTCCGGGAAAAACTGTGTTAGTCAACACCactcaaaaggaaaatccaCTCCTGAACCACTTGAAAAGCACTAATTGGAAATACGTATCTTCTACAGGAGTTAGTAAGATATACTACGATTATATGGTGCGCGGAAGAAGTGTGCTGTTTTTAACTTTAACATATCATAAACTATATGTGGATTACATTTCTAGGCGGATGCAGCCCTTATCtaagaatgaaaataatatacTAATATTTATAGTAGACGACAACAACCCTGAGKACACTTTGAATGACATCACGAAATTGTGCATGTTCAATGGATTCACTTTACTTTTAGCATTTAACTTTGAACAGGCCGCCAAGTACATCGAATATCTGAATTTATGA
- the GIM5 gene encoding Gim5p, whose translation MSSQKIDLTKLNPEQLTAVKQQFDQELQHFTQSLQALSMAKGKFVECIDDIKTVSQPENEGQKLLVPASASLYIPGKIVDNKKFMVDIGTGYYVEKSADAAILFYQKKVEKLNKESVQIQDIIKEKTQYSLTIEAQIRQAAIRQHEAMSKQQQQQQKEAATA comes from the exons ATGTCCTCCCAAAAGA TTGATTTAACCAAGCTGAATCCCGAGCAATTAACTGCTGTGAAACAACAGTTCGACCAAGAATTGCAGCATTTCACACAATCATTGCAAGCACTGTCCATGGCCAAGGGCAAGTTTGTAGAATGCATTGATGACATCAAAACAGTTTCCCAGCCAGAAAATGAAGGACAAAAGCTACTGGTTCCTGCATCTGCATCATTATACATCCCAGGTAAAATTGTGGATAATAAGAAATTCATGGTAGACATCGGAACCGGATATtatgttgaaaaaagcGCCGATGCAGCAATTTTGTTCtaccaaaagaaagtgGAAAAGCTTAACAAGGAATCTGTGCAAATTCAAGATAtcataaaggaaaagacCCAATACTCTTTGACCATCGAGGCCCAGATAAGACAGGCTGCTATCAGACAGCATGAAGCGATGAGcaagcagcaacaacagcagcagaagGAGGCTGCCACAGCCTAG
- the UTP14 gene encoding Utp14p, which produces MAKKKSKSRSKSSRRALDALQLAEREINGEFDNSSDNDKRNDARRNGTVVNLLKRAKGGADSEDEDVGSESFEDEELNSDEALGSEDDYDVLNSKFSQTIRDKKSENGAYEEEEDEGGYTSIDEEDLMPLSQVWDMDNKTAQSNDFDNDDEDASPQLKLQDNDVSSESSSSGESESEEDEDDEDPFDEISEDEEDVELNTITSKLIDETKSKVPKRLDSYGTGEANEFVLPSVSATSGSSGKLSLADMMNAVDDRQVIENVNLLKGKSSTYDVPLPQRIQQRHDRKAAYEISKQEVSKWNDIVQQNRRADHLSFPLNKPTEHNQASAFTRTQDVAQTELQEKVDQVLQESNLVNPEKNSTFEELSTAKMTSEEMRKRTTEMRLMRELMFREERKARRLKKIKSKTYRKIKKKELMRNREMADISSEEDNEDQDVARAKERMTLKHKTNSKWAKDMIKHGMTNDAETREEMEEMLRQGERLKTKILDRNPDDDNDDRVQTLSDIENEEENKDAAQLKGKVGKTGVMNMAFMKNAEGRERDANEEALRKLKAVENGGDIELFESDKEETNGENIQLNKGRRIYTPGTLDSNKEMDELNAHTRGEHEIDESRSLENRLKAKNGKQAKVFKTNAEGAMIVEEPSDEEPVQDSQPPQEDVEAKNANPWLVDESDDESAIRKQSSKVTVVDKDSSKNAKSMNKMNKSELKQKSKKKGGKSNGDEDLLLKADDSTRLKIVDPYGGSDDEQGGNEFMFKQQEVIAEAFAGDDVVAEFEEEKKRVIDDEDDKEVDTTLPGWGEWAGVGSKPKNKRRKFIKKVKGVVNKDKRKDKSLQNVIINEKVNKKNLKYQSSAVPFPFENREQYERSLRMPIGQEWTSRASHQELIKPRIMTKPGQVIDPLKAPFK; this is translated from the coding sequence atggcaaagaagaagtctAAAAGTAGATCCAAGAGTTCTAGAAGAGCTTTAGATGCTTTGCAGCTGGCCGAGAGAGAGATTAATGGTGAATTTGACAATTCCAGCGACAATGACAAAAGAAATGACGCTCGCCGTAACGGTACTGTTGTCAACTTATTGAAAAGGGCAAAGGGTGGCGCCGACagtgaagatgaagatgttgGGTCTGAgtcatttgaagatgaagagttAAACTCCGACGAAGCTCTGGGATCTGAGGATGATTATGACGTTTTGAACTCTAAATTCTCACAAACTATTCGTGATAAGAAAAGCGAAAACGGTGCTTAcgaggaggaagaagacgaaggTGGGTACACTTCTATTGACGAGGAAGACTTGATGCCATTATCTCAAGTGTGGGACATGGATAACAAGACCGCGCAAagcaatgattttgataatgatgatgaagatgctTCTCCGCAATTAAAGTTGCAAGACAACGATGTCAGCTCTGAATCAAGTAGTTCAGGAGAAAGCGAATCCGAAgaggacgaagatgatgaagaccCCTTCGATGAAATCTcggaagatgaagaagatgtgGAGTTAAATACAATTACTTCTAAGCTTATTGatgaaacaaaaagtaaagtTCCAAAAAGACTGGATTCGTATGGTACTGGCGAAGCTAACGAGTTTGTTTTGCCTTCTGTAAGCGCAACCAGTGGATCTTCTGGGAAGTTAAGTTTGGCTGATATGATGAACGCCGTGGATGATAGACAAGTCATTGAAAACGTGAATTTGCTAAAGGGTAAATCTTCCACTTATGACGTCCCCTTGCCACAACGTATACAACAAAGGCACGATCGTAAAGCCGCGTATGAAATCTCTAAGCAAGAAGTGAGTAAGTGGAATGATATCGTCCAACAAAACAGAAGGGCAGACCATTTAAGTTTCCCATTGAATAAACCCACTGAGCATAATCAAGCCTCAGCTTTCACTAGAACTCAAGATGTCGCACAAACAGAGTTACAAGAGAAGGTTGACCAAGTCTTACAGGAGAGTAACTTGGTCAATCCAGAAAAGAACTCCACTTTTGAAGAGTTAAGCACTGCGAAGATGACATCTGAGGAAATGAGAAAGAGGACCACCGAAATGAGGTTGATGAGAGAGTTAATGTTCAGAGAAGAGAGAAAGGCTAGGagattaaagaaaataaaatcgAAAACATACcgtaaaatcaaaaagaaagaattgatGAGAAATAGAGAAATGGCCGATATTTCCAGTGAGGAAGATAACGAAGACCAGGATGTCGCTAGAGCCAAGGAAAGAATGACGTTGAAACACAAGACCAATTCTAAATGGGCCAAAGATATGATCAAACATGGTATGACAAATGACGCTGAAACCagagaagaaatggaagaaaTGTTAAGACAAGGTGAACGTCTAAAGACAAAGATCTTGGATAGAAATCCTGACgacgataatgatgatCGTGTGCAAACCTTGagtgatattgaaaatgaagaagaaaacaaagacgCTGCACAATTGAAGGGTAAGGTGGGCAAGACCGGGGTTATGAATATGGCCTTTATGAAGAATGCAGAAGGTAGAGAAAGAGACGCTAACGAAGAAGCTTTACGTAAATTGAAGGCTGTTGAAAATGGTGGTGACattgaactttttgaaagtgacaaagaagaaacaaatggaGAAAATATTCAACTAAATAAAGGTAGAAGAATATACACACCTGGTACATTGGATTCTAATAAAGAGATGGACGAACTAAATGCCCATACCAGAGGAGAGCACGAGATTGACGAATCTAGAAGTTTGGAAAACAGGTTAAAGGCCAAGAACGGTAAACAAGCGAAAGTCTTTAAGACTAATGCAGAAGGTGCAATGATCGTGGAGGAACCTAGTGATGAAGAACCCGTTCAAGATAGTCAACCCCCACAGGAAGACGTCGAGGCAAAGAATGCTAACCCATGGTTAGTTGATGAAAGTGATGACGAAAGTGCCATCAGAAAGCAATCCTCTAAAGTCACCGTTGTTGACAAAGACAGTTCCAAAAACGCTAAATCCATGaataaaatgaataaatctGAATTGAagcaaaaatcaaaaaagaaaggtgGTAAATCGAACGGCGATGAAGATCTTTTGCTAAAAGCAGACGATTCCACAAGATTAAAGATAGTGGATCCATATGGTGGCTCGGATGACGAACAAGGTGGCAATGAATTTATGTTTAAACAGCAGGAGGTCATTGCTGAAGCGTTTGCTGGGGATGATGTTGTAGCGGAGttcgaagaagaaaagaagcgTGTCatagatgatgaagacgacaAAGAAGTGGATACCACTTTGCCGGGCTGGGGTGAATGGGCTGGTGTAGGCtctaaaccaaaaaataagagacggaaatttatcaagaaagtTAAGGGGGTTGTGAATaaagacaaaagaaaggaCAAGAGTCTGCAAAATGTGattataaatgaaaaggtaaacaagaaaaacctgAAATATCAATCATCTGCAGTACCATTCCCATTCGAAAACAGAGAACAATATGAGAGATCCTTACGTATGCCGATTGGCCAAGAATGGACATCTAGAGCATCTCATCAAGAGCTTATTAAACCAAGAATTATGACTAAACCAGGTCAAGTCATTGACCCATTAAAGGCACCATTTAAATAA
- the PRE8 gene encoding proteasome core particle subunit alpha 2, which produces MIIRFVPSQTTHKSAITHNFTTMTDRYSFSLTTFSPSGKLGQIDYALTAVKQGVTSLGIKATNGVVIATEKKTSSPLAMSETLSKVSLLTPDIGAVYSGMGPDYRVLVDKSRKVAHTSYKRIYGEYPPTKLLVSEVAKIMQEATQSGGVRPFGVSLLVAGHDEFNGFSLYQVDPSGSYFPWKATAIGKGSVAAKTFLEKRWNDELELEDAIHIALLTLKESVEGEFNGDTIELAIIGDENPELLGYTGIPTDKGPRFRKLTSQEINDRLEAL; this is translated from the coding sequence ATGATTATTCGGTTTGTTCCATCGCAAACAACCCACAAGTCAGCTATCACACACAACTTTACAACTATGACAGATAgatattcattttctttgactACTTTTTCTCCCAGTGGTAAATTAGGTCAAATTGATTACGCTTTAACCGCAGTAAAACAAGGTGTCACTTCATTAGGTATAAAAGCTACTAATGGTGTAGTGATTGCCacggaaaagaaaacttcttCACCATTGGCTATGTCAGAAACACTCTCGAAGGTATCTTTGTTGACACCCGATATTGGTGCGGTATATTCTGGTATGGGGCCAGATTATAGAGTTCTGGTGGATAAATCAAGGAAAGTCGCACATACTAGCTATAAACGAATCTATGGCGAATACCCTCCCACCAAGCTATTGGTCTCTGAAGTCGCCAAAATAATGCAAGAGGCTACGCAGTCTGGTGGTGTTAGACCCTTTGGTGTCTCGTTGTTAGTTGCTGGTCACGATGAGTTTAATGGATTCAGTTTATATCAAGTAGATCCTTCTGGTTCTTACTTCCCTTGGAAAGCTACCGCTATAGGAAAAGGTTCGGTGGCTGCAAAGACCTTTTTGGAGAAAAGATGGAATGATGAATTGGAACTCGAGGATGCTATTCACATCGCCTTACTAACACTAAAGGAATCAGTAGAGGGCGAATTCAATGGTGACACCATAGAATTAGCCATAATCGGTGATGAAAACCCAGAGTTACTAGGCTACACTGGTATTCCAACTGACAAAGGTCCTAGATTCAGAAAATTGACTTCACAAGAAATAAATGATAGATTAGAAGCTTTATGA
- the RPM2 gene encoding ribonuclease P has product MAFKSFKYNIYSKGYHRSAAQKKNATSFFDSSYQYLRQNQGLVNSDPVLHASHLHPHPVVVANVNYNNVDDVLHLHDLDSPLNISTNPLTHDELLYNQNVSLRSLKQQQNNNNANNSSTQHRYYSTGPTVPANQYDSLNFSSRNFQDLQSKQQPPPVQKQQQQEYNLLEDENTFVWKEDTEPCLNTSTYLQTHIDEINRCYEQNNYNKINSLYQSLKRNGIVPPLEIFTKVLDSLCKRPLDNNDLDNKMYELLTCYQDMINNRMKPPDEIYNIVLLSLFKGSILAYQFKNPNGSDFYKIAIELFNTTTNDPKQKSEVKFRNFSKDVLDYNLLAMNIYPGHITLSKAQQIIKSSPAFIKDSFYFIACFSYAKSTNDKLAIKELYEDFRLSISSSASNQTLFDNQFEIYSVILSSFIETGEVELATNLLDDLVSKIQNSNGLASNISLLLSNFLISMSKIDSSKAYEIWFKFHKLDWIPEFSYEFYLIFMANSFQDWNLTKKIYDYIFPMKRSLSPLKKQKLSDYLLYPMGAESIITSLLDYSLQLKDNEIIMKILEESVIKNFSFDIGIYPFIFNYLREIKCGDEYLMRFIDSHAEFFEKSDSVSKFQFLNSIVDNFQSQSLLNSISHAKFFMNLVKDFNLENCEIVNYNGMITCIHNFVKAPKTIKDFPYILEIHAVLITKLFDFDTYPILQNNSDETLLNFRDQIEHQFRILTQNFYRLNLDPNLLAGVVSQALKMINLDEVTNGQDLLRFFNHPGDWDKSYPLSLGSFIRNSCKAGIREFTKLSKEGYCFDYDTYKALIVNRAINRQIIDRCIEICPDTTELKTLVNLIISKIPGRELTQLVINSSKFNDVFVPNLRNDSMIKLIKNCESLSNFIRVCDFPEKFKSIAIQAENKNAIELIYEKLFDSGNYADILRYNNVVPVLNLELLLKSCIRYGEFKKFESLFKKFNDKINESSKIDIQLEYLINKNDLKGALELFAKTPKDLRTPHKTMDLYTFALFLDSFNRDITYYETPENTLQFANILSSQASYINLLSTYNLIAHSDQLMSFNTGGMASKVKKEILTQMLNNLYDSVRLLSSSIETDESMKQTLREKVQNYCRFKAYLKSPELDIDELKTLISVESFLNPFTPSILFNNLVETAYLNEHAPSLVLQNGLIYSFQKDSLIKVLDYLEEQFASNGDNSSIEKVREFKFVLSKSKSLQL; this is encoded by the coding sequence ATGGCTTTTAAATCATTCAAGTATAACATATATTCCAAAGGTTACCATCGTTCTGCCgctcaaaagaaaaacgcaacttcttttttcgatAGTTCCTACCAGTATCTAAGACAAAACCAAGGTTTGGTAAACTCGGATCCGGTACTACATGCATCTCATCTACATCCTCATCCGGTCGTAGTAGCGAATGTTAACTATAATAACGTTGATGACGTTTTGCACTTGCACGACCTGGATTCCCCATTAAACATCAGCACCAACCCTCTAACGCACGATGAACTGCTTTACAACCAAAACGTTTCTCTTCGGTCATTGAAGCAACAgcaaaacaacaacaatgcTAATAATAGCAGCACTCAACATAGATACTATTCTACTGGCCCAACTGTTCCAGCCAACCAGTACGATTCTTTGAACTTTAGTTCTAGgaatttccaagatttacaatcaaaacaacaacCTCCACCAGTACAaaagcaacagcaacaagaGTATAATCTTCTGGAAGACGAAAACACATTTGTATGGAAAGAAGACACTGAACCGTGTCTGAACACTTCCACATATTTACAAACTCacattgatgaaattaaTCGTTGTTATGAACAGAATAATTACAACAAAATCAACTCACTGTATCAGTCGCTCAAAAGAAATGGTATAGTTCCACCCTTGGAAATCTTTACAAAAGTTTTAGACTCTCTTTGTAAAAGGCCATTGGATAATAACGATTTAGATAATAAGATGTACGAATTATTAACGTGTTACCAAGATATGATCAATAACAGAATGAAACCTCCTGATGAAATTTACAACATCGTTCTTTTATCGCTTTTCAAAGGCTCAATTTTGGCCTATCAATTCAAAAATCCAAACGGTAGTGATTTCTATAAAATTGCCATAGAACTATTCAACACAACTACCAATGATCCTAAACAGAAGAGCGAAGTCAAGTTCCGTAACTTCTCCAAGGACGTCTTGGATTATAACCTCTTAGCGATGAACATTTACCCAGGCCATATCACCTTATCAAAAGCTCAACAGATTATCAAATCTTCTCCAGCTTTCATCAAGGattcattttattttattgcATGCTTTTCATACGCCAAATCAACAAATGATAAATTGGCCATTAAGGAACTTTATGAAGATTTTAGACTATCTATATCCTCTTCTGCCTCAAACCAAACTTTATTTGATAACCAGTTTGAAATCTATAGCGTGATTCTTTCTAGTTTCATTGAGACTGGCGAGGTTGAGTTGGCTACCAATCTTTTGGACGATTTGGTTTCGAAGATTCAGAATTCAAATGGTCTAGCCTCCAACATTTCTTTGTTGCTATCGAATTTTTTAATCTCAATGAGTAAGATTGATTCTTCCAAAGCCTATGAAATTTGGTTTAAATTCCACAAACTAGACTGGATACCTGAATTTTCTTATGaattttatttgattttcatGGCAAATAGTTTCCAGGATTGGAATCTgaccaagaaaatttaTGATTATATTTTCCCCATGAAAAGAAGTTTATCTCcattgaaaaagcaaaaattaTCGGATTATCTGCTATATCCAATGGGTGCCGAATCCATTATAACGTCTTTACTAGATTACTCTCTCCAGTTGAAAGACAACGAGATTATCATGAAGATTTTGGAAGAGTCCGTtatcaaaaacttttccTTTGATATTGGTATTTATCcattcattttcaattatTTAAGAGAAATTAAATGTGGCGACGAGTATCTCATGAGATTTATCGACTCACACGCTGAATTTTTCGAAAAGAGTGATTCTGTCAGCAAattccaatttttgaattcgaTAGTTGATAATTTCCAATCACAATCATTATTGAACAGTATATCCCACGCAAAGTTTTTCATGAATTTAGTGAAGGATTTCAATCTGGAAAATTGTGAAATTGTCAACTATAATGGGATGATAACATGTATTCATAACTTTGTTAAAGCGCCAAAGACAATAAAAGACTTTCCATACATTCTAGAAATTCATGCCGTTTTGATTACGAAATTGTTTGACTTTGACACTTACCCAATACTACAAAACAATAGCGATGAAACTCTATTAAACTTTAGAGACCAGATTGAACATCAGTTTCGAATTTTGACTCAAAACTTTTATAGATTGAATTTGGACCCAAACTTACTAGCTGGTGTTGTTTCCCAGGCCTTAAAAATGATTAATCTCGACGAAGTTACTAATGGCCAAGACTTGTTGAGATTCTTTAATCATCCTGGGGATTGGGACAAATCTTATCCATTGTCCTTGGGTTCCTTCATTAGAAATTCTTGTAAGGCTGGTATAAGAGAGTTCACTAAACTAAGCAAGGAAGGATATTGCTTTGATTATGATACATACAAAGCGTTGATAGTCAATAGAGCTATTAACAGACAGATTATTGACAGATGCATAGAAATATGCCCTGATACAACCGAATTGAAAACTCTTGTTAATTTGATAATTTCCAAGATTCCTGGTAGAGAATTGACCCAATTGGTGATCAATAGCTCGAAGTTTAACGATGTTTTTGTGCCAAATTTGAGAAACGATTCCATGATAaaattgatcaaaaatTGCGAatctttatcaaatttCATTAGAGTTTGTGATTTCCcagaaaaattcaaaagtatCGCCATTCAAgctgaaaacaaaaatgcTATTGAACTGATTTACGAAAAATTGTTTGACAGTGGAAACTATGCTGATATTTTGAGGTATAACAATGTTGTACCTGTTCTTAATTTAGAACTTTTACTAAAATCATGCATTAGATATGGTGAATttaagaaatttgaaagccttttcaaaaaatttaacgATAAAATTAACGAATCATCCAAGATTGATATTCAGTTAGAGTATCTGATCAATAAGAATGACTTGAAAGGAGCATTGGAACTATTTGCAAAAACTCCAAAGGATTTAAGAACTCCTCACAAGACCATGGACCTATATACTTTTGCATTATTTTTGGACAGTTTCAATAGAGACATCACGTATTATGAAACTCCAGAGAATACATTACAGTTCGCCAATATTTTATCCAGCCAAGCAAGCTATATAAATTTGCTGTCCACTTACAATCTAATTGCCCATTCAGATCAACTGATGAGCTTTAACACAGGTGGAATGGCCAGTAAGGTAAAGAAGGAAATCTTAACTCAAATGCTGAATAATCTGTATGATTCCGTGAGATTATTGTCTTCTAGCATAGAAACCGACGAATCCATGAAACAAACATTGAGAGAAAAAGTACAGAATTACTGCAGATTTAAAGCTTATTTGAAATCGCCTGAGTTGGATATAGATGAACTAAAAACCTTGATCTCTGTCGAGTCTTTTTTGAACCCTTTCACTCCTTCGATCCTGTTTAATAACTTGGTTGAAACTGCTTATTTGAACGAGCACGCTCCTTCGCTAGTTCTTCAAAATGGGTTGATTTATTCATTCCAGAAAGATAGTCTCATAAAAGTTTTGGACTATTTAGAAGAACAGTTCGCATCCAATGGAGATAACTCGAGTATTGAAAAGGTCAGAGAGTTCAAATTCGTTTTAAGTAAGAGCAAATCTCTCCAACTATGA